The following nucleotide sequence is from Sphingomonas panacisoli.
ACGGACAATATCAACGAGCGACTGCCGTAGTTTCAGAAGAAATCCTACATTTCCAGTAGTTTCTTCACCTCGGCAAAGTCGGCGGCGATGGCGTCGACGCTGACCGCACGGAGGCGGTCGGCATGATCCGGCGCGCAATGATTGCCCGCGCACAGCCCGATGACGAACCCGCCGGACGCCACCGCGCCGGTCGCGCCGACGATCGAATCCTCGACGATCGCGCAGTCGGCGATCGCGACGCCGAGCCGATCGGCGGCGTAGAGATAGAGGTCGGGCGCGGGTTTGCCGCGCGTCACATGCTCGCGGCCGCTATAGATGTGGTCGCCGAACGCATCGGTCAGGCCGATATGATCGAGGTGACGGCGGATCCAGCGCGTCGAGCTCGACGATACGACCGCCCTGGGTAGATCGGCGGGCAGCGACCGGACGAAATCGACCGCGCCGGCGACTGCGCCGATTCCTTCGGCCATTACCCGATCGTCCTCGGCGGCGCGCGCGGTGTGGAAGTCGTCGGGCAACGGGCGTCCGATCCACGCCTCGACCTTCGCGATGAAATCGACGCCGGAATAGCCCATGAAATTGGCCATCGACTGTTCGGGCGTGGTCGGATGGCCGATCGAGGTCAGATAGTCGGCGATCTGCTTGTTGCCGACATATTCGCTTTCGATCAGCACGCCGTCGAAGTCGAAGAGGATCGCCCCGAACTTGCAGGCGATCGATCCGGGGGATCGATCGCTTCGGGGCGATCCCGCGAATCTCATACCCGCGCTCCGAACAGCGCCGAGCCGACCCGGACGTGCGTCGCGCCCAGCGTCACCGCGGTCGGATAGTCGCTCGACATGCCCATGCTGAGCCCGGTGAGGCCATGATCGCGCGCGAGCTTTGCCAGCAACGCGAAATAGGGCGCGGGTTCGACGTCGGCGGGCGGGATCGCCATCAGCCCGGCGATCGGCAGATCGGCGGCGCGCACTTCGGCCAACAGCGCGGGCAGATCGGCGATCGCGCAGCCGCCCTTTTGCGCCTCGTCGCCGATATTGACCTGGACGAAGCAGTTGGGTCGCCGGCCCGATTCCATTGCCTTGGCAAGCGCGCTGACCAGCGAGGGGCGATCGAGCGAATGTATCTCGTCGAACAACGCGACGGCATCCGCCGCCTTGTTCGACTGTAGCTGGCCGATCAGCGCGAGGCGGATGTCGGGATGGCGCTCGCGCAGCGCGGGCCATTTTCCTTGAGCTTCCTGGACGCGGTTCTCGCCGAACACGCGCTGGCCGGCGGCGATCAGCGGCTCGATCGCGTCGGCGGGGTGCGTCTTGGAGACGGCGATCAGCTCGACCGCATCGGTGCGGCCGGCCAGTTTCTTCGCGTGCTCGATATCGGCAAGGACGCCGGCGAGCCGCGCGGTGGGGTCGTCGGTCGTCATGGCCGGCGCTATAGGCAGGGACGTGTCGCGCCGCCACCCCCTTCCCCGCCTCTGGCTGATGACCGACGAGCGGTTGGGCGAGGGGTTGTGGGACGCACTGGCGCGGTTGCCGCGCGGCGGCGGCGTGGTGTTCCGGCATTATGCGACGCCGGCGGTCGAGCGGCGGCTTCTGTTTGCGCGCGTGGTCAGGATTGCGCGCGCCCATGGGCTCGTCGTGGTGCGGGCCGGGAATTGGTGTGGGGCAGGGGCGGATGGCGTGCACAACCGGCGCGGGCGCGGGGTGCGGACGGCGTCGGCGCATTCGTTGCTGGAGGCGAGGGCGGCCGTGACGCGCGGGGCTGACGCGGTGTTCGTGTCGCCGGTGTTCGCGACGCGGTCGCATCCGGGGGGTAGGGTACTGGGGGTGCGCGGGGCGGAGCGGATCGCGCGTCTGGTCGGGGTGCCGGTGATCGCGCTGGGCGGGATGGATGCCGAGCGGTTTTGGCGGCTCGATGGGTTCTATGGCTGGGCGGCGATCGATGCCTGGAGCGACGACGCCACGTGACCCGCCCTAGCCGTGCTCCTGCGAAGGCAGGAGCCCAGGGTCGCGGGGCGATAAGCTTGTTATATCCGACCCTTGATAGCCCGCCGCGGCAAAGCCGCGTCGTCGGTCCTCGCTGTACGAGGCCGGCCGGACTTTCTGCTTATCGCTATTTAGCTGCCGCTAAATCGCGGCATAAAGTCAGAACTTAAACGTCGTCCCGACATACACCGCCTGGCTGTCCACGCGGCGATCATCCGGCATCGGCGCCAGACGGTCGCGGTCGGGCGACTTGTAGCGCACGCCGGCGGTGACATCGATGTTGCGGCGGAGCGAATAGGCGCCACCGACGTCGATCATCTGCGGCGCGTCACCGATCAGACGCGTGTCGGTCGGCGGACGGTCGGTCACCGCCTTCAGCTTCGACGGCTTGGACAGGTTGAAGCCCGGATCCATCCGGCGGCCGCTCGGCGACGTGCCGAGGTCCATCTTCGGGGCGTCGCCCGGTACGCTCAGCCGCTTGGCGGCGGTCGATGCGACCAGATTATACTTGATCGGCGCGAGACCAAGCCCGGGGGCCGTCGTATCGCTGCCCAGGTTGCGCAGCGTCACCACGCCGGTCTTCGGCGTCGCGATCTGCAGCGCGGTCACGACCGGACGGCGAACGCCCCGCGACTCGGCGGGGGCGAAGCGGAACGACGCGGTCCCGATCCCGCTGCGCGCGATCAGCGCGGCCAGCTTGGGGTCGGCGGATGCCGGCGTGAAGAAAATCTGCGCGGAGGGCGAAGCCTTGCCCACGCGGTTGGCCGAATCGGGGGTGCCGAACGCAGGCACGGCAAACGCGCCGGCGACGGCTAGCGCCCCGACCATCGTTCCCACGATTACCCGCTTTCCAATCACGACGAATCCCTGCGACTCTTATACGGGACTCGCCCTAACACGGATCGTTCCATCGTCGCCACCGCGAAAGCGTGTTTTTCCGCCGAGTGTTGCACCATGTCCACAGGACGGCCACGATTGCCGGCCATTCTATGCGCGCTTGCGGCGTCGTCGCGAGTATCTATAGATGCCGTCCACCCTATCTGTGTCAGGAAAACGTTTGATGACCCGTCTGCGCTACGCCGCGTATCTGGCCCTGCTGCTGCCGCTCGCTGCCTGTGGGGGCGGGAACAAGAACCGGATGAAGGCAGACATCGCCGCGTCGAAGGTCACCACGATCGGCGTCAACGCCTATCTGTGGCGCGCGACGCTCGACACGCTGAGCTTCATGCCGCTGCTCCAGACCGATTCGAACGGCGGCGTCATCGTCACCGACTGGTACGTGAACCCTTCGGCGCCGACCGAGCGGATGAAGGTCACCGTCACGATCCTCGATCAGGACCTGCGCGCCGACGCCGTTCGCGTCGCGGCGCTGCGCCAGGTGAACCAGGGCGGCCAGTGGGTCGCGGCCCCGGTGCAGGCGGCGACCGTCCAGAAGCTCGAGGACATCATCCTGACCCGCGCCCGCGATCTCCGTCGCGCCGCCGTCACGCCGCAATAAGAAACCAACCCCGGTGGGCGGGTGATGCCCGCCCAACAGGAAACAGATCATGTCACGCTTCAATCCACTGAAGGCCGACGCCCAGTGGCAAAAGGTGTGGGACGAACGCCAGACGTTCGCCGCGAAGGACGACAGCCCCAAGCCCAAAAGCTATGTGCTTGAAATGTTTCCGTATCCTTCGGGGCGGATCCATATGGGCCACGTCCGCAACTATACGATGGGCGACGTGCTGGCGCGCTATCGGCGGATGAAGGGCATGGAAGTGCTCCACCCGATGGGGTGGGACGCGTTCGGCATGCCGGCCGAAAACGCCGCGATGGAAAAGCACGTCCATCCCGGCGGCTGGACCCGCCAGAATATCGCGACGATGAAGGCGCAGCTGAAACGGTTGGGCTTCGCGCTCGATTGGAGCCGCGAACTGGCGACGTGCGAGCCCGATTATTACGGCCACGAACAGGCGCTGTTCCTCGACATGCTGGCGGCGGGCCTCGTCTATCGCAAGGAATCGTCGGTCAATTGGGATCCGGTCGACATGACCGTGCTGGCCAACGAGCAAGTGATCGACGGGCGCGGCTGGCGATCGGGCGCGCTGGTCGAGAAACGCAAGCTGAGCCAGTGGTTCCTGAAGATCACGCAATTCGCCGACGAATTGCTGGCCGGGCTGGGCGAGCTGAAGAACTGGCCCGACAAGGTCCGGCTGATGCAGGAAAACTGGATCGGCAAGAGCCAGGGCCTGCAGTTCCGCTGGAAGGTTTCCGACGGCAGCGAGGTCGAGGTGTTCACGACACGCCCCGACACGATCTTCGGCGCGAGCTTCGTCGCGGTCGCGGCGGATCATCCGATCGCCCAGTCGATCGGCGCGGCGAGCCCGGAAGCCGCCGCCTTCATCGAACAGTGCAAGCAGGGCGGCACCACCGCGGCCGAACTGGAAACGCAGGAAAAGCTCGGCTTCGACACCGGGCTGACGGTGACGCACCCGTTCGATCCGACGATCCAACTGCCGCTCTACATCGCGAACTTCGTGTTGATGGACTACGGCACCGGCGCGGTGTTCGGCGTGCCGGCGCACGACCAGCGCGATTTCGAGTTCGCGTCGAAATACGGCCTGACGATCCGCCGCGTCGTGTCGGATGGCGACAAGACCGATCCCGCATTCACCGAGGCCGAAGCCTATTCGGGGCCAGGAACGCTAGTGAACTCGCACTTCCTCGACGGGATGGATGTCGAGGATGCCAAGCGCGAGGTGATCACGCGCGCCGAAGCGGGCGGCTGGGGCCACGGCACCACCGTGTTTCGCCTGCGCGACTGGGGGGTGAGCCGCCAGCGTTACTGGGGTACGCCGATCCCGATCATCCATTGCGCCGCGTGCGGCGCGGTGCCGGTGCCGCGCGATCAACTGCCGGTGGTGCTGCCCGAAGACGTGTCGTTCGACATCCCCGGCAACCCGCTCGATCGCCATCCCACGTGGAAGCATGTCGCGTGCCCGTCGTGCGGCGGCGCGGCGGTGCGCGAGACCGACACGCTCGACACCTTCGCCGATTCGTCGTGGTATTTCATCCGCTTCGCCAGCCAGCCCAGGGACAAGGCGTTCGACCGGGCGACGGCCGAACAATGGCTGCCGGTCGGGCAATATATCGGCGGGGTCGAGCACGCGATCCTGCACTTGCTCTACGCGCGGTTCTGGACGCGGGCGCTGAAGCACATGGATATGCTCGACATCGCCGAGCCGTTCGCGGGACTGTTCACCCAAGGCATGGTGACGCACGAGACCTACAAGTCGGTCGAGGGCAAATGGCTGTCCCCCGACGACGTGCGCGACGGCAAGGAAATCGCCACCGGGCAACCGATCACGGTCGGCCGCACCGAAAAGATGTCGAAGTCGAAGAAGAACACGATCGATCCCGAACCGATCGTTGATCAATACGGCGCCGACGCGACGCGGTGGTTCATGCTGTCTGACTCGCCACCCGAACGCGACCTGCAATGGTCCGAAAGTGGGATCGAGGGGTCGTGGCGTTTCGTCCAGCGGCTGTGGCGGCTGGTCGACGGCATCGCGGACGGCGAGGGCGCCGATGCCGCGATCGACCGCAAGCTCGCCCAGACCATCGCCGGGGTCGCCGTGGATATCGAGGCGCTGCAGTTCAACAAGGCGGTCGCCAAGCTGTACGAACTGGTCAACGCGATCGAAAAGGCCGCACCGTCGGCCTCGCGCACCGCCGCGATCCGCACGCTCGTCCGCCTCGTCGCACCGATGACACCGCATCTCGCCGAGGAAGCCTGGGCGGCGATGGGCGAAAGCGAGCTGGTCGCCGGCGCCGATTGGCCGAGTTACGACCCCGCTTTGCTGGTCGAGGACGAAGTGACGATCGCGATCCAGGTCAACGGCAAGCTCCGCGACACGCTGACCATGCCCAAAGGCTCGCCCAAGGACGCGATCGAGGCCGCGGCGCGCGCCAACGCCCATGTCATCCGCGTGCTCGAAGGCAAGGAACCCAAGAAGGTGATTGTCGTGCCCGATCGTCTGGTCAATCTGGTCGCATGAAGCGACTCGTCCCCTTGCTCGCCATCGCCCTCGCCGGTTGCGGGCTGCATCCGCTATACGAAGGCGGCGCCTCCGGCACGGTGGCGCGCGGGCTGGCCGACATCGACATCGCGCCGATCGCGGGCAAGTCGGGCTATCTGATGACCAATGCGTTGCGTGATCGCTTGCCCGATCGTGGCGGCGCCGCGGCGAAATACCGGCTCGAGATCAAGCTCGACGATTCGATCGTCGGCCTGGGCATCACGCGCGACAACACCGTGACGCGCGAGCGGCGGTCGCTGCGCGCACGTTATCAGTTGGTCGATACCGTGTCGGGCGAAGCGGTGCTCGACGCGACCGCCGGGTCGGATGCCGGGGTCGATGTGGTGAACTCCGAATATGCGACGATCGCGGCCGAAAATACCGCGCTGGAAAACCTGACCGACATCGTCGCCGATCAGATCGTGACGCGCATCGCGGTCTATACGCGCCGCACCGCGGCGAAGTGAAAGCGTCTGAAAATCAGCTAGTTAACGCGATCGACGCAGCATCGCCGGCGATCCGGCTCTATCTGCTGCACGGGCCCGACGAATCGGGCGCGGCGGATTATGCGGCGCGATTGGGCCGTGCGCTGGGTGCGGATGCGGAGAAGATCGCGATCGAGGGGTCGTCGCTGAAGAGCGATCCCGGCCGCGTCGTCGATGAGGCACGGTCGCTTGCCCTGTTCGGCGGGCGCCGCTGGATATTGATCAACAATGCGGGCGAAGACGCGATCGAAGCGGCAAAGATGCTGATCGCCGAGCCGCACGTCGAGCATCCGGTCGTGCTCATCGGTCCGGGTCTGCGCAGCAAGGGCAAATTGGTCGAGTTCGCGAT
It contains:
- a CDS encoding DUF3576 domain-containing protein is translated as MTRLRYAAYLALLLPLAACGGGNKNRMKADIAASKVTTIGVNAYLWRATLDTLSFMPLLQTDSNGGVIVTDWYVNPSAPTERMKVTVTILDQDLRADAVRVAALRQVNQGGQWVAAPVQAATVQKLEDIILTRARDLRRAAVTPQ
- a CDS encoding HAD family hydrolase — its product is MRFAGSPRSDRSPGSIACKFGAILFDFDGVLIESEYVGNKQIADYLTSIGHPTTPEQSMANFMGYSGVDFIAKVEAWIGRPLPDDFHTARAAEDDRVMAEGIGAVAGAVDFVRSLPADLPRAVVSSSSTRWIRRHLDHIGLTDAFGDHIYSGREHVTRGKPAPDLYLYAADRLGVAIADCAIVEDSIVGATGAVASGGFVIGLCAGNHCAPDHADRLRAVSVDAIAADFAEVKKLLEM
- the leuS gene encoding leucine--tRNA ligase — encoded protein: MSRFNPLKADAQWQKVWDERQTFAAKDDSPKPKSYVLEMFPYPSGRIHMGHVRNYTMGDVLARYRRMKGMEVLHPMGWDAFGMPAENAAMEKHVHPGGWTRQNIATMKAQLKRLGFALDWSRELATCEPDYYGHEQALFLDMLAAGLVYRKESSVNWDPVDMTVLANEQVIDGRGWRSGALVEKRKLSQWFLKITQFADELLAGLGELKNWPDKVRLMQENWIGKSQGLQFRWKVSDGSEVEVFTTRPDTIFGASFVAVAADHPIAQSIGAASPEAAAFIEQCKQGGTTAAELETQEKLGFDTGLTVTHPFDPTIQLPLYIANFVLMDYGTGAVFGVPAHDQRDFEFASKYGLTIRRVVSDGDKTDPAFTEAEAYSGPGTLVNSHFLDGMDVEDAKREVITRAEAGGWGHGTTVFRLRDWGVSRQRYWGTPIPIIHCAACGAVPVPRDQLPVVLPEDVSFDIPGNPLDRHPTWKHVACPSCGGAAVRETDTLDTFADSSWYFIRFASQPRDKAFDRATAEQWLPVGQYIGGVEHAILHLLYARFWTRALKHMDMLDIAEPFAGLFTQGMVTHETYKSVEGKWLSPDDVRDGKEIATGQPITVGRTEKMSKSKKNTIDPEPIVDQYGADATRWFMLSDSPPERDLQWSESGIEGSWRFVQRLWRLVDGIADGEGADAAIDRKLAQTIAGVAVDIEALQFNKAVAKLYELVNAIEKAAPSASRTAAIRTLVRLVAPMTPHLAEEAWAAMGESELVAGADWPSYDPALLVEDEVTIAIQVNGKLRDTLTMPKGSPKDAIEAAARANAHVIRVLEGKEPKKVIVVPDRLVNLVA
- a CDS encoding thiamine phosphate synthase; amino-acid sequence: MSRRHPLPRLWLMTDERLGEGLWDALARLPRGGGVVFRHYATPAVERRLLFARVVRIARAHGLVVVRAGNWCGAGADGVHNRRGRGVRTASAHSLLEARAAVTRGADAVFVSPVFATRSHPGGRVLGVRGAERIARLVGVPVIALGGMDAERFWRLDGFYGWAAIDAWSDDAT
- a CDS encoding YggS family pyridoxal phosphate-dependent enzyme, which translates into the protein MTTDDPTARLAGVLADIEHAKKLAGRTDAVELIAVSKTHPADAIEPLIAAGQRVFGENRVQEAQGKWPALRERHPDIRLALIGQLQSNKAADAVALFDEIHSLDRPSLVSALAKAMESGRRPNCFVQVNIGDEAQKGGCAIADLPALLAEVRAADLPIAGLMAIPPADVEPAPYFALLAKLARDHGLTGLSMGMSSDYPTAVTLGATHVRVGSALFGARV
- the lptE gene encoding LPS assembly lipoprotein LptE: MKRLVPLLAIALAGCGLHPLYEGGASGTVARGLADIDIAPIAGKSGYLMTNALRDRLPDRGGAAAKYRLEIKLDDSIVGLGITRDNTVTRERRSLRARYQLVDTVSGEAVLDATAGSDAGVDVVNSEYATIAAENTALENLTDIVADQIVTRIAVYTRRTAAK